The following are from one region of the Halomonas qaidamensis genome:
- the uraD gene encoding 2-oxo-4-hydroxy-4-carboxy-5-ureidoimidazoline decarboxylase: protein MSHILKSARPSRLGLEAFLEHYGDIFEHSPWVAETAWKQGFTDQHDDPDVLADCMGNVLKRADIDQQIAVIRAHPDLAGKAALAGELTQDSTREQAGAGLDQCSSEEFERFQRLNQAYQEKFGFPFVIAVKGLDRHAILYAFEKRLENDAAAERRTAIEQIIQIARFRLHMRAAEAA from the coding sequence ATGTCGCACATTCTAAAATCAGCTCGCCCCAGCCGCCTTGGCCTAGAAGCCTTTCTTGAGCATTACGGGGACATCTTTGAACATTCACCCTGGGTAGCAGAAACCGCTTGGAAACAGGGGTTTACCGACCAACACGATGACCCGGATGTACTAGCTGACTGCATGGGCAATGTGCTTAAGCGTGCTGATATCGATCAGCAAATTGCTGTCATTCGCGCTCACCCAGACCTTGCCGGGAAAGCAGCACTAGCGGGGGAGCTAACCCAGGACTCCACCCGCGAACAGGCAGGTGCGGGGCTAGATCAATGCTCAAGCGAAGAGTTTGAGCGCTTTCAACGCCTGAATCAGGCCTATCAAGAGAAGTTCGGCTTCCCCTTTGTGATTGCTGTTAAAGGGCTTGATCGACACGCCATCCTTTATGCGTTCGAAAAGCGTCTTGAAAACGACGCCGCTGCCGAACGACGTACCGCTATTGAACAAATCATCCAGATAGCGCGCTTTCGCCTGCACATGCGTGCAGCCGAGGCAGCGTAA
- the pgi gene encoding glucose-6-phosphate isomerase: MFQLTRSVTWQALERLRDKTANDRIRDYFTNDPQRFEKMSLRVGGLFLDYSKHHVSDEVFTKLLELADHSALVQRRAQMFSGDIINVTENRPVLHTALRNLSDEPVHVDGNDVMPEINRTREQIKQFSEAVRSGEWKGYNGQRIKDVVNIGIGGSDLGPNMAVRALLKYRHPELHFHFVSNVDGTHIQKVLSRLDPATTLFIVSTKTFSTQETLLNAKTARRWFLENAGADADVGAHFIAASTNRKAAMEFGIREENVFEFWAWVGGRYSMWSSIGLPIALSIGFEGFIELLEGAHEMDRHFIEAPFSQNMPVLMALIGIWYINFVGAETQAIVPYDQALNQLPSFLQQLDMESNGKSVDIFGHPVNYKTGPIVWGQTGSNGQHAFFQLLHQGTRYVPIDFIASLKPEPGVEDHHFALLTNMLAQANAFMEGSQGDSKELSQHDPYSCPGNRPSSTLLLDELTPKNLGALIALYEHKVFVQGVIWNINSFDQWGVQLGKRIAGEISERIDTNAADFDASTQGLLELVRAHFPSGDSAKESSPASADKKPARKKR, encoded by the coding sequence ATGTTTCAACTCACCCGCAGCGTTACTTGGCAGGCACTTGAACGCCTGCGTGACAAAACCGCCAACGACCGCATTCGTGATTACTTCACCAATGACCCGCAGCGCTTTGAAAAAATGAGCCTACGGGTGGGTGGCCTGTTCTTAGATTACTCCAAACATCACGTCTCAGATGAAGTGTTTACAAAACTGCTGGAGCTGGCCGACCACTCTGCCCTGGTTCAGCGCCGAGCGCAGATGTTCTCTGGCGATATTATCAATGTCACTGAAAACCGCCCAGTACTGCATACCGCACTGCGCAATTTAAGCGATGAACCGGTGCATGTTGACGGCAACGATGTTATGCCGGAAATCAATCGCACCCGGGAACAGATCAAGCAGTTCTCTGAAGCGGTTAGAAGCGGTGAATGGAAAGGCTATAACGGTCAACGCATTAAAGACGTGGTCAATATTGGCATTGGTGGCTCAGACCTCGGCCCCAACATGGCCGTACGCGCGCTACTTAAATACCGCCACCCGGAACTGCACTTCCACTTCGTCTCCAACGTCGATGGCACCCATATTCAGAAGGTGCTTTCACGGCTAGACCCGGCGACCACGCTGTTTATCGTTTCCACCAAAACCTTCTCTACCCAGGAAACCCTGCTAAATGCCAAAACCGCACGGCGCTGGTTCCTGGAAAATGCCGGTGCAGATGCCGACGTAGGCGCCCACTTTATTGCCGCTTCCACCAACCGCAAAGCGGCAATGGAATTCGGTATTCGTGAAGAGAACGTATTCGAATTCTGGGCCTGGGTGGGCGGGCGCTACTCCATGTGGTCGTCTATCGGTCTGCCGATTGCGCTTTCAATTGGCTTTGAAGGCTTTATCGAACTGCTGGAAGGCGCACATGAGATGGACCGCCACTTTATCGAGGCCCCCTTTTCGCAGAATATGCCAGTACTGATGGCGCTGATCGGCATTTGGTACATCAACTTTGTGGGTGCGGAAACCCAGGCCATCGTGCCCTACGACCAAGCCTTGAACCAGTTGCCTTCGTTCCTGCAGCAGCTGGATATGGAGTCTAACGGCAAGTCGGTGGATATCTTCGGCCATCCGGTTAACTATAAAACCGGTCCGATTGTTTGGGGCCAGACCGGCTCCAACGGTCAGCACGCCTTCTTCCAGCTACTGCACCAAGGCACCCGCTACGTGCCAATTGATTTTATTGCCTCGCTGAAACCCGAGCCCGGCGTGGAAGACCACCACTTCGCCTTGCTCACCAATATGCTCGCCCAGGCCAATGCCTTTATGGAAGGCAGCCAAGGGGACAGCAAAGAGCTAAGCCAACATGACCCTTACAGTTGCCCCGGCAATCGCCCTTCCAGCACCCTTTTGCTTGACGAGCTAACACCGAAAAACCTAGGTGCGCTGATTGCCCTCTACGAGCACAAGGTGTTTGTGCAAGGCGTTATCTGGAACATCAACTCGTTTGATCAGTGGGGTGTGCAGCTTGGCAAACGCATTGCCGGTGAAATCAGTGAGCGCATCGACACCAACGCCGCCGACTTCGACGCCTCTACCCAAGGTTTGTTGGAACTGGTACGCGCCCACTTTCCCAGTGGCGATAGCGCAAAGGAAAGCTCGCCAGCCAGTGCTGATAAAAAACCAGCCAGGAAAAAGCGTTAA
- a CDS encoding PTS fructose-like transporter subunit IIB encodes MNLILITACPSGMATTFLAAKRLEQAATRMGWSAHVEMHGEIAPLQAATAEQIANADLIVVAADHVPAPERFDGKRLFQAPIASALPDPSAFLTQAKREAPIYTAPATPTAAATPASNTGGKKIVAVTACPTGVAHTFMAAEALAEAGKAMGHAIRVETQGSVGAQDHLTEQEIADADVVLLACDIDVDPARFAGKHIYRTSTGNALKKPRPTLEAALVDASVENANSGSGNANKSVKEKGVYKHLLTGVSFMLPMVVAGGLLIALSFVFGIEAFEQEGTLAAALMQIGGGTAFALMIPVLAGYIAYSIADRPGIAPGMIGGMLAADIGSGFIGGILAGFLAGYVALAVTRYVKLPSSVESLKPILIIPLVASLVTGLTMIYVIGEPVAALLNALTSFLASMGSTNAVLLGILLGAMMCFDLGGPVNKAAYTFGVGLLASETYGPMAAIMAAGMVPAIGMGIASFVARNKFSEPEREAGKASFVLGFCFISEGAIPFAAKDPLRVIPACMVGGAITGALSMLVGAKLMAPHGGIFVLLIPNAITPALLYLAAIIIGSLVTGLGYAFIKRGAAQVAVAS; translated from the coding sequence ATGAACCTGATTCTAATTACCGCCTGCCCCAGCGGCATGGCGACCACCTTTCTGGCCGCCAAGCGCCTTGAACAAGCGGCCACACGGATGGGCTGGAGCGCGCATGTGGAAATGCACGGCGAGATTGCGCCGCTGCAGGCTGCCACCGCCGAGCAAATTGCTAATGCCGATTTAATTGTGGTGGCTGCTGATCACGTCCCCGCCCCAGAACGTTTTGATGGCAAGCGGCTTTTCCAGGCGCCGATTGCCAGCGCCTTGCCCGACCCCAGCGCCTTTTTAACTCAAGCCAAGCGTGAAGCACCGATTTACACTGCTCCTGCAACCCCTACAGCCGCCGCTACTCCGGCGAGCAACACAGGTGGCAAGAAGATTGTCGCTGTTACCGCTTGCCCCACCGGTGTTGCTCATACCTTTATGGCCGCCGAAGCGCTAGCCGAAGCAGGCAAAGCCATGGGGCATGCCATTCGCGTGGAAACCCAAGGCTCAGTGGGCGCTCAGGATCATTTAACCGAACAAGAAATCGCCGACGCCGACGTGGTCTTACTGGCCTGCGATATCGACGTTGACCCAGCGCGGTTTGCAGGCAAGCACATCTACCGCACCTCAACCGGCAATGCACTAAAAAAGCCACGTCCCACGCTGGAAGCCGCCCTTGTTGATGCTAGCGTAGAAAACGCCAACAGCGGTTCGGGCAACGCCAATAAGAGCGTTAAAGAGAAAGGCGTTTATAAGCACCTACTCACCGGCGTGTCGTTCATGCTGCCTATGGTGGTAGCGGGCGGCTTGCTGATTGCGCTCTCGTTTGTGTTCGGCATTGAAGCCTTTGAGCAGGAAGGCACACTGGCCGCTGCACTTATGCAAATTGGCGGCGGCACCGCCTTCGCGCTAATGATTCCTGTGCTGGCGGGTTACATTGCCTACTCCATCGCCGACCGCCCCGGTATTGCTCCAGGTATGATTGGAGGTATGTTGGCGGCCGACATTGGCTCCGGGTTTATCGGCGGCATTTTGGCAGGCTTCCTGGCAGGCTACGTGGCCCTAGCGGTTACCCGCTACGTTAAGCTGCCCTCCAGCGTTGAATCGCTCAAGCCTATTCTGATCATCCCACTGGTGGCCAGTCTGGTCACCGGCCTAACGATGATCTATGTGATTGGCGAGCCTGTCGCTGCATTGCTGAATGCGCTGACCAGCTTCCTGGCCTCGATGGGCTCTACTAACGCGGTGCTGCTGGGCATTCTATTGGGCGCCATGATGTGCTTCGATTTGGGCGGCCCCGTCAATAAAGCAGCCTATACCTTCGGCGTGGGCTTGTTGGCTTCAGAAACCTACGGCCCAATGGCAGCCATTATGGCGGCTGGCATGGTGCCAGCGATTGGCATGGGCATTGCTAGTTTCGTAGCGCGCAATAAATTTTCTGAACCAGAACGGGAAGCAGGCAAAGCTTCGTTTGTACTCGGCTTTTGCTTTATCAGCGAAGGGGCCATTCCCTTTGCGGCGAAAGATCCGTTGCGGGTTATCCCCGCGTGCATGGTGGGCGGTGCAATCACCGGTGCGCTTTCCATGCTGGTAGGCGCAAAACTAATGGCACCTCACGGTGGTATCTTTGTTCTGCTAATCCCCAACGCCATTACACCTGCGTTGCTTTACCTTGCTGCGATTATCATAGGTTCGTTGGTAACCGGCTTAGGCTATGCCTTTATTAAACGCGGTGCCGCCCAGGTCGCCGTTGCCAGCTAA
- the pfkB gene encoding 1-phosphofructokinase, with amino-acid sequence MAQVVCITLNPALDLAFNLETLTLGHVNRPHSAQLEAAGKGVNVARVLASLGHEVIVSGFLGQDNDAPFGLAFPRYGVEDAFVRVPGSTRINAKLAEQSGRVTDINGPGMPIEAAHLDALRTTLDDLFQRLAPPQAVVVAGSLPPGIDQPLFAELLATLKSYGVPLWIDTSGPALLTAIAAQPAAIKPNETELADWAGSALDSHQQRQVAAERLHASGIEHALISAGAEGVLWVSSQGTWQSTPPSVNAINTVCAGDTFVAGMLHGLLSDFTPHDTLRFATALSAEAVRHIGVGTPHADDFDLLQQQTLVRRLDDAITEGATR; translated from the coding sequence ATGGCCCAGGTAGTGTGCATTACACTCAACCCCGCGCTGGATTTAGCATTTAATCTTGAAACATTGACACTCGGCCATGTGAACCGCCCCCACAGCGCCCAGTTAGAAGCCGCGGGTAAAGGCGTTAACGTAGCGCGAGTGCTGGCAAGCTTAGGCCACGAAGTGATCGTTAGCGGCTTTCTCGGCCAGGATAACGACGCCCCGTTCGGTCTGGCATTTCCCCGCTACGGCGTGGAAGATGCCTTTGTGCGAGTGCCCGGCAGCACGCGCATTAACGCTAAGCTGGCGGAGCAAAGCGGCCGCGTCACTGATATTAACGGCCCCGGCATGCCGATTGAGGCTGCCCATCTAGATGCCTTACGAACTACCCTAGACGATCTGTTTCAGCGCCTCGCTCCGCCCCAAGCGGTCGTCGTTGCCGGTAGCCTTCCTCCAGGTATTGATCAGCCGCTGTTTGCTGAACTACTGGCCACCCTAAAAAGCTATGGCGTTCCACTTTGGATAGACACCAGCGGCCCAGCACTGCTGACCGCCATTGCCGCTCAGCCTGCGGCTATAAAACCTAACGAAACGGAGCTCGCTGACTGGGCTGGCAGCGCGCTAGATTCACATCAACAGCGCCAGGTCGCCGCCGAGCGACTGCACGCCAGCGGCATCGAGCACGCGTTGATTTCCGCAGGCGCAGAAGGCGTTTTATGGGTCAGCTCACAGGGCACTTGGCAATCCACCCCACCTAGCGTGAACGCCATCAATACCGTTTGTGCGGGAGATACCTTTGTGGCTGGCATGCTCCACGGGCTGCTTAGCGACTTCACCCCACACGACACCCTTCGCTTCGCAACGGCACTCTCTGCCGAAGCGGTTCGCCACATTGGCGTGGGCACCCCCCACGCCGACGACTTTGACTTACTCCAACAACAGACTTTGGTACGGCGTCTTGACGACGCCATCACCGAGGGAGCCACGCGATGA
- the ptsP gene encoding phosphoenolpyruvate--protein phosphotransferase, with product MLILGPDDILLDRHADDWQAALDVAAKALTDAGLVEAEYRDGLHAREAQSSTYLGNAIAIPHGTPESRQHVKHTGVRVLQFPKGVQWHDGQTVHVLVTIAAQNDEHLDILRQLTHVLDRDGVASQLASASSAVEVARLLSKPPLEPRLDADTLCINFPARDPQELALAAAARLRQSGCVDNAFISAIASASPQWLGKGFWLASQAQGVTQPALGVATPADPQLEHSGHPVHILFCLAASGDAHRPLLEQLLAVLENGESDSLMGKSSAQLLATLAGETASTQTRRVRVLNPHGLHARPAKQLVQVARAQLMPINVRLEEGSASTVSAASLTKVIGLGARRGQWLILSAEGDQASAALGAVAAAVEDGLGEKVTPFDGGFDAKSVANTSKPVEPLVVDTPHAGVAASPGLAIAPVFVIRPMQFDYAEHANDPEHEINRLKAALEEGAAQLQALVHNAPGGEVADILSMHEEMLDDPELQHAAIDAIREGRSAEAGWWDAIETAAHAQEMLADRLLAERAADLRDVGRRVLGVLCNVQLPEPPDHPYILVMDDIGPSDVARLDTSRVRGLLTVRGGATAHSAILARALGIPAVVGAGDAVMVLHNGSMMILDGERGRVTSQPSEERLQRAEQQLLDQQQREADAWELRFEQAQTRDGHRVEVAANLGNTAHAADAVERGAEGVGLLRTEFLFMAYSSAPDLATQIAEYREATDALDGRPLVARTLDVGGDKPLPYWPVPQEDNPFLGLRGIRLALTQPEVLETQIRALLMAAIDRPLRIMLPMVKDVAEFRAAKVIYDRLLSEIPPQQRATDVQLGVMIEVPSSALLAPTLAAEVDFFSVGTNDLTQYTLAIDRGHPELSAQADGLHPAVLRLIQMTVDAAHAHGKWVGVCGELASDAMAVPVLVGLGVDELSVSARQIPLVKARLREFDLADAKATAQLALSKATSDEVRDALEAR from the coding sequence ATGTTAATTCTCGGCCCAGATGACATCTTGCTCGACCGCCATGCGGACGACTGGCAAGCTGCACTCGACGTCGCCGCTAAGGCGCTAACGGATGCGGGCTTAGTTGAGGCCGAGTACCGTGATGGCCTCCATGCCCGTGAAGCTCAGTCGTCCACGTATCTTGGTAACGCGATTGCTATTCCACACGGCACGCCGGAAAGTCGTCAGCACGTAAAACATACCGGCGTGAGGGTGCTGCAGTTCCCCAAAGGCGTTCAGTGGCATGACGGCCAGACAGTGCATGTTTTGGTGACTATCGCTGCGCAAAATGACGAACATCTGGATATTCTGCGCCAGCTAACCCACGTCTTAGACCGCGACGGCGTCGCCAGCCAGCTCGCCAGCGCCAGCTCGGCTGTCGAGGTAGCGCGTTTACTTTCCAAGCCGCCGCTTGAGCCGCGCCTGGATGCCGATACGCTGTGCATTAACTTTCCTGCTCGTGATCCTCAAGAGCTCGCCTTGGCCGCTGCCGCACGGCTTCGTCAAAGTGGCTGTGTTGATAACGCCTTTATTAGTGCCATCGCCAGCGCTTCCCCCCAATGGCTGGGCAAAGGGTTTTGGTTGGCAAGCCAAGCCCAAGGGGTGACACAACCCGCACTAGGCGTTGCCACGCCAGCCGACCCTCAACTTGAGCATAGCGGCCATCCCGTCCATATACTGTTCTGCTTGGCAGCCAGCGGCGATGCCCACCGTCCACTGCTGGAACAGCTATTAGCCGTGTTGGAGAACGGCGAAAGTGACAGCTTGATGGGCAAAAGCAGCGCACAGCTGCTGGCCACGTTGGCAGGTGAAACGGCGAGTACCCAGACTCGCCGCGTGCGCGTCTTGAACCCCCATGGCCTGCACGCCCGTCCGGCAAAACAGCTGGTACAGGTCGCCCGCGCGCAATTAATGCCGATTAACGTACGCCTTGAAGAAGGCAGCGCTTCCACGGTGTCTGCCGCCAGCCTAACCAAAGTGATTGGTTTAGGAGCACGGCGCGGTCAGTGGCTGATCCTTTCTGCCGAAGGCGACCAGGCAAGTGCTGCGCTAGGCGCAGTAGCCGCCGCCGTTGAAGATGGTCTAGGCGAGAAAGTAACACCGTTCGACGGCGGTTTTGATGCCAAGTCAGTTGCTAACACGAGTAAGCCGGTTGAGCCGCTAGTCGTCGATACACCTCACGCAGGCGTTGCCGCCTCGCCAGGCTTAGCCATTGCGCCGGTGTTTGTCATTCGCCCGATGCAGTTCGACTACGCTGAACACGCCAACGACCCCGAGCACGAAATTAACCGCCTGAAAGCAGCATTAGAAGAAGGTGCAGCACAACTTCAAGCACTGGTGCACAACGCCCCTGGCGGCGAAGTGGCTGATATTCTCTCGATGCACGAAGAGATGCTCGATGACCCTGAGCTGCAGCACGCTGCCATTGATGCGATTCGTGAAGGTCGTTCAGCCGAAGCCGGTTGGTGGGATGCTATTGAAACAGCCGCTCACGCCCAGGAAATGCTCGCCGACCGCCTGCTGGCCGAGCGCGCCGCTGACCTGCGCGACGTAGGTCGCCGTGTGTTGGGTGTATTGTGCAATGTCCAACTGCCCGAGCCACCTGACCACCCGTATATTCTGGTGATGGATGACATCGGCCCTTCCGACGTTGCTCGCCTGGATACCTCACGCGTACGCGGCCTGCTTACCGTTCGCGGTGGTGCCACCGCACACAGTGCTATTCTGGCTCGCGCCCTGGGTATTCCAGCGGTCGTCGGCGCAGGTGATGCCGTGATGGTGCTGCATAACGGCAGCATGATGATTCTGGATGGTGAACGTGGGCGGGTTACCTCCCAACCTTCCGAAGAGCGCCTGCAGCGGGCGGAACAACAGCTTCTCGACCAGCAACAGCGCGAAGCCGATGCCTGGGAGCTGCGTTTTGAGCAAGCCCAGACCCGCGATGGTCATCGAGTTGAAGTGGCGGCCAATCTTGGTAACACCGCCCACGCCGCTGACGCCGTTGAACGGGGTGCCGAAGGCGTTGGCTTACTGCGCACCGAGTTCCTATTTATGGCCTACTCAAGCGCACCGGACCTAGCCACCCAGATTGCCGAATACCGCGAAGCCACTGATGCTCTGGATGGCCGACCGCTGGTCGCGCGTACTCTGGATGTGGGTGGCGACAAGCCGCTCCCCTACTGGCCGGTTCCCCAGGAAGACAACCCCTTTTTGGGCCTACGCGGCATTCGCTTAGCACTGACCCAGCCGGAAGTGCTGGAAACACAAATCCGTGCGCTGCTGATGGCAGCTATCGATCGTCCGCTGCGGATCATGCTGCCGATGGTCAAGGATGTCGCTGAATTCCGCGCCGCCAAAGTCATCTATGACCGCCTGCTTAGCGAAATCCCACCACAGCAGCGCGCCACTGATGTGCAGTTGGGCGTCATGATTGAAGTGCCTTCCAGCGCACTGCTAGCCCCTACGCTGGCGGCCGAGGTGGACTTCTTCTCCGTCGGCACGAACGACTTAACCCAGTACACCCTGGCCATCGACCGCGGCCACCCAGAGCTCTCTGCCCAGGCGGATGGTTTACACCCCGCCGTGCTGCGCCTGATTCAAATGACCGTTGATGCCGCCCATGCCCACGGCAAGTGGGTTGGCGTATGTGGCGAACTCGCCTCGGACGCCATGGCCGTGCCTGTACTGGTAGGATTAGGCGTTGATGAGCTTTCCGTCAGCGCGCGGCAAATTCCGCTAGTCAAAGCTCGCCTGCGTGAATTTGATCTTGCCGATGCAAAAGCCACTGCCCAATTAGCACTGAGTAAAGCCACCAGCGATGAGGTGCGCGACGCCCTGGAGGCCCGCTAA
- the cra gene encoding catabolite repressor/activator: protein MTLADIARLAGVSRTTASYVINGQAEQRRISNATIEKVMAVVRQHRYHIDPQAAALRRGASRLIGLIVPDLENISYARLAKRLERGAREKGYQLLVVSSDDCADSERTLALALRAQRCEVLITASCLAEDDTFYSDLVDEGWCVVGMDRGLAPTRFASVVSNDQDAAYALTRSVITGSTRRVAWLEAMPSLSISRERGVGFQSALQDTSIEPVLLSGTHYERSEGARLAAQLLDEKGGADALITASYVLMEGVFDVFLERGGLPEEMRLATFGDHRLLDFLPQPVNSALQDYDRIAELTLRCALNAMNGDYQCGQQVVARHLRTR, encoded by the coding sequence ATGACACTTGCCGACATTGCCCGGCTTGCGGGCGTATCGCGCACCACGGCGAGCTATGTAATTAATGGCCAGGCCGAGCAACGGCGTATTAGTAATGCCACCATCGAGAAAGTAATGGCGGTGGTGCGGCAGCATCGCTATCACATTGACCCGCAGGCAGCAGCGCTGCGTCGTGGGGCAAGTCGGTTGATTGGTTTGATCGTGCCTGACCTTGAAAATATCAGCTATGCGCGGCTCGCGAAACGCTTAGAGCGTGGCGCGAGAGAGAAGGGTTATCAGCTGTTAGTGGTTAGCTCGGACGACTGTGCCGATAGCGAGCGCACCTTGGCATTGGCGCTTCGCGCGCAGCGCTGTGAGGTGCTTATTACCGCCAGCTGCTTAGCTGAAGATGACACATTCTATTCTGATTTGGTGGATGAAGGTTGGTGCGTTGTGGGAATGGACCGTGGTCTTGCGCCGACACGTTTTGCCAGTGTCGTCAGCAACGATCAAGACGCGGCATATGCGCTAACGCGCTCGGTCATTACGGGTAGCACGCGGCGGGTGGCGTGGTTAGAAGCGATGCCGAGCTTGTCGATCAGTCGCGAGCGTGGGGTGGGGTTTCAGTCAGCATTACAAGACACCTCTATCGAGCCGGTTTTACTTAGCGGTACACACTACGAGCGTAGCGAAGGCGCCCGCCTTGCCGCGCAACTGCTGGATGAGAAAGGAGGGGCTGATGCGTTGATCACCGCGTCTTATGTGCTGATGGAAGGGGTGTTTGACGTGTTTCTAGAGCGCGGTGGACTACCAGAAGAGATGCGGTTGGCCACCTTTGGCGACCACCGCTTGTTGGATTTTCTGCCGCAACCGGTGAATTCAGCGTTGCAAGATTATGATCGCATTGCTGAACTCACCCTGCGCTGTGCCCTGAATGCCATGAACGGTGACTATCAGTGTGGGCAGCAGGTCGTGGCGCGCCACCTGCGTACCCGATAA
- a CDS encoding methylglyoxal synthase has protein sequence MSDARPPRQAVRTLQPRKRIALIAHDGKKTEMLEWATRWQETLSQHTLIGTGTTAGRLKSSLGLEVEGLMSGPLGGDQQIGARIAEQQLDVLIFFWDPFAPQPHDPDVKALLRLAALWNVPVACNAASADFLLSSPYLSERYDMSIPDAEAWAQARTV, from the coding sequence ATGAGCGACGCACGTCCACCCCGCCAAGCCGTTCGTACGCTGCAACCGCGTAAGCGCATTGCGCTAATTGCCCACGACGGCAAAAAAACCGAAATGCTGGAGTGGGCAACACGCTGGCAAGAAACGCTCAGCCAGCACACTCTTATTGGTACGGGGACTACCGCTGGGCGGCTCAAAAGTTCGCTTGGCCTAGAGGTCGAGGGGTTGATGAGCGGCCCGCTGGGGGGTGATCAGCAAATTGGCGCGCGTATTGCCGAACAACAGCTAGACGTGCTGATTTTCTTCTGGGATCCGTTTGCTCCTCAGCCCCACGACCCTGATGTTAAAGCGCTGCTGCGTTTAGCCGCGCTATGGAACGTGCCGGTGGCATGCAATGCGGCGAGCGCCGACTTTTTACTGTCATCGCCCTACCTCAGTGAACGCTACGATATGTCTATTCCAGACGCAGAAGCTTGGGCTCAGGCCCGCACGGTGTAA